One segment of Strix aluco isolate bStrAlu1 chromosome 4, bStrAlu1.hap1, whole genome shotgun sequence DNA contains the following:
- the LIN54 gene encoding protein lin-54 homolog isoform X1, which produces MEVVSAEVNNLLPEEIMDTGITLVEDDSIEAVIVSSPMGDSIPMETELEEIVNISSTSDSSATTTVTVATESVTAPSNHSDDATVNATTPKADVNAVVKPTFPSGLHKLGAQTPVTISANQIILNKTADIKIGNQSIKPDGQKLIVTTLGKSGQPIVLALPHSQLPQAQKATSQAQGGDSKVQGQQIKVVIGGRSEVKPVVGVSALTQGSQLINTAAQPSVLQTQQLKAVQIAKKTRTPTSGPVITKLIFAKPINSKAVTGQTTQVSPVIAGRVLSQSAPGTPPKTITISESGVIGSSLSTTTQQTPNKIAISPLKSPNKLTVVSVASQPPNSPQKTVGVPLNVALGQQILTVQQSAPSSPGKAIVNHTTAQGVKSAVQTITVGGVGTSQFKTIIPLATAPNVQQIQVPGSKFHYVRLVTATTANSSTQSASQNPSTNTQPLQQAKPVVVNATPVRMSVPIVPAQTVKQVVPKPINPTSQIVTTSQPQQRLIMPATPLPQIQPNLTNLPPGTVLAPAPGTGNVGYAVLPAQYVTQLQQSSYVSIASNTGFTGTSSIQSQARLPFNGIIPSESANRPRKPCNCTKSLCLKLYCDCFANGEFCNNCNCTNCYNNLDHENDRQKAIKACLDRNPEAFKPKIGKGKEGESDRRHSKGCNCKRSGCLKNYCECYEAKIMCSSICKCIGCKNFEESPERKTLMHLADAAEVRVQQQTAAKTKLSSQISDLLTRPTPALSSGGGKLPFTFVTKEVADATCECLLAQAEQAEKMGKSKAAAERMILEEFGRCLMRVINSAGKSKSDPCAMNC; this is translated from the exons ATGGAGGTGGTTTCAGCAGAAGTCAACAACTTGCTCCCTGAGGAAATAATGGACACCGGTATAACTCTGGTGGAAGACGACAGCATCGAGGCAGTTATCGTGTCATCGCCTATGGGAGATTCTATTCCCATGGAAACAGAACTGGAAGAAATAGTGAACATAAGCTCCACCAGCGACTCCTCAGCTACGACTACAGTCACAGTCGCCACAGAATCGGTTACGGCACCCAGCAATCACTCAGACGACGCAACAGTGAACGCCACAACCCCAAAAGCTGATGTGAATGCAGTAGTAAAGCCTACCTTTCCAAGCGGCCTCCATAAACTTGGTGCTCAGACCCCTGTCACTATATCAGCCAATCAGATTATTCTGAACAAGACCGCCGATATTAAAATAGGCAATCAGAGTATTAAACCGGATGGGCAAAAGCTAATTGTGACAACTTTGGGCAAGTCTGGCCAACCTATTGTTTTAGCGTTACCCCACAGCCAACTCCCGCAGGCGCAGAAGGCCACATCCCAAGCCCAAGGTGGAGACTCCAAGGTACAAGGCCAGCAGATCAAAGTTGTTATTGGAGGTCGGTCAGAAGTGAAACCTGTTGTTGGTGTCTCAGCTTTGACACAAGGAAGTCAGCTGATAAACACTGCGGCTCAACCTTCTGTTTTGCAGACCCAGCAATTAAAAGCAGTACAG ATTGCAAAGAAGACCCGAACCCCAACTTCAGGCCCAGTGATCACCAAGCTGATCTTTGCAAAACCAATCAATAGCAAAGCAGTTACAGGGCAGACCACTCAAGTGTCACCAGTCATTGCAG GTAGGGTTCTTTCGCAGTCTGCTCCAGGAACACCACCAAAGACAATAACGATCTCTGAGAGTGGAGTCATTGGATCATCTCTGAGTACAACAACacaacagacaccaaataaaaTAGCGATCTCACCACTCAAATCCCCTAATAAG CTAACAGTGGTGTCAGTGGCCTCCCAGCCTCCCAACTCACCCCAGAAGACGGTGGGTGTCCCACTGAATGTAGCGTTAGGACAGCAGATCCTCACAGTGCAGCAGTCAGCACCCTCCTCCCCTGGGAAGGCTATAGTCAACCACACAACTGCCCAG GGTGTGAAATCAGCAGTGCAGACCATTACTGTAGGAGGAGTGGGTACATCTCAATTTAAGACAATTATTCCCTTGGCAACTGCACCCAATGTTCAGCAGATTCAGGTACCTGGAAGCAAGTTCCATTATGTCAGACTTGTTACAGCCACAACAGCCAATAGTTCAACCCAATCAGCCAGTCAAAATCCCAGTACAAATACACAGCCTCTTCAACAGG CGAAGCCAGTGGTGGTGAACGCGACCCCAGTGCGGATGTCTGTTCCCATAGTGCCAGCACAGACTGTGAAACAG GTGGTGCCCAAACCGATTAACCCAACTTCCCAGATAGTTACTACTAGTCAGCCCCAACAAAGACTTATTATGCCAGCCACTCCACTGCCACAGATACAGCCCAACCTCACCAACCTCCCGCCGGGCACTGTGCTGGCACCAGCACCGGGTACAGGAAACGTTGGCTATGCAGTCCTTCCAGCTCAGTATGTCACACAG CTACAACAATCATCATATGTATCTATAGCAAGCAACACTGGCTTTACAGGGACATCTAGTATCCAGTCACAAGCACGGCTGCCATTCAACGG aatAATTCCTTCTGAATCTGCAAACCGTCCCAGGAAGCCTTGCAATTGTACTAAGTCTCTATGTTTGAAATT GTATTGCGATTGTTTCGCAAATGGTGAATTCTGCAATAACTGCAACTGTACAAATTGTTACAACAACCTGGACCATGAAAATGATAGACAAAAAGCAATAAAG GCCTGCCTTGACAGAAACCCTGAAGCCTTCAAGCCCAAAatagggaaaggaaaggaaggagaatcGGATCGGAGACACAGCAAAGGGTGTAACTGTAAACGCTCAGGATGTCTCAAAAACTACTGCGAATGTTATGAG GCAAAAATCATGTGTTCTTCCATATGCAAATGCATTGGCTGTAAAAATTTTGAAGAAAGCCCAGAGCGAAAGACACTGATGCATTTAGCAGACGCTGCAGAAGTTAGGGTGCAGCAGCAGACCGCTGCAAAGACCAAGTTATCTTCCCAGATCTCAGATCTGCTGACAAGGCCAACACCAGCGCTCAGCAGTGGTGGCGGGAA GCTGCCCTTTACGTTTGTAACCAAGGAGGTAGCCGATGCGACCTGCGAATGCCTTCTCGCCCAGGCAGAGCAAGCAGAGAAGATGGGCAAGTCAAAAGCTGCAGCAGAGCGCATGATCCTGGAGGAGTTTGGACGCTGTTTGATGAGAGTTATTAACTCTGCAGGGAAGTCCAAAAGTGACCCTTGTGCCATGAACTGCTGA
- the LIN54 gene encoding protein lin-54 homolog isoform X2, whose product MEVVSAEVNNLLPEEIMDTGITLVEDDSIEAVIVSSPMGDSIPMETELEEIVNISSTSDSSATTTVTVATESVTAPSNHSDDATVNATTPKADVNAVVKPTFPSGLHKLGAQTPVTISANQIILNKTADIKIGNQSIKPDGQKLIVTTLGKSGQPIVLALPHSQLPQAQKATSQAQGGDSKVQGQQIKVVIGGRSEVKPVVGVSALTQGSQLINTAAQPSVLQTQQLKAVQIAKKTRTPTSGPVITKLIFAKPINSKAVTGQTTQVSPVIAGRVLSQSAPGTPPKTITISESGVIGSSLSTTTQQTPNKIAISPLKSPNKGVKSAVQTITVGGVGTSQFKTIIPLATAPNVQQIQVPGSKFHYVRLVTATTANSSTQSASQNPSTNTQPLQQAKPVVVNATPVRMSVPIVPAQTVKQVVPKPINPTSQIVTTSQPQQRLIMPATPLPQIQPNLTNLPPGTVLAPAPGTGNVGYAVLPAQYVTQLQQSSYVSIASNTGFTGTSSIQSQARLPFNGIIPSESANRPRKPCNCTKSLCLKLYCDCFANGEFCNNCNCTNCYNNLDHENDRQKAIKACLDRNPEAFKPKIGKGKEGESDRRHSKGCNCKRSGCLKNYCECYEAKIMCSSICKCIGCKNFEESPERKTLMHLADAAEVRVQQQTAAKTKLSSQISDLLTRPTPALSSGGGKLPFTFVTKEVADATCECLLAQAEQAEKMGKSKAAAERMILEEFGRCLMRVINSAGKSKSDPCAMNC is encoded by the exons ATGGAGGTGGTTTCAGCAGAAGTCAACAACTTGCTCCCTGAGGAAATAATGGACACCGGTATAACTCTGGTGGAAGACGACAGCATCGAGGCAGTTATCGTGTCATCGCCTATGGGAGATTCTATTCCCATGGAAACAGAACTGGAAGAAATAGTGAACATAAGCTCCACCAGCGACTCCTCAGCTACGACTACAGTCACAGTCGCCACAGAATCGGTTACGGCACCCAGCAATCACTCAGACGACGCAACAGTGAACGCCACAACCCCAAAAGCTGATGTGAATGCAGTAGTAAAGCCTACCTTTCCAAGCGGCCTCCATAAACTTGGTGCTCAGACCCCTGTCACTATATCAGCCAATCAGATTATTCTGAACAAGACCGCCGATATTAAAATAGGCAATCAGAGTATTAAACCGGATGGGCAAAAGCTAATTGTGACAACTTTGGGCAAGTCTGGCCAACCTATTGTTTTAGCGTTACCCCACAGCCAACTCCCGCAGGCGCAGAAGGCCACATCCCAAGCCCAAGGTGGAGACTCCAAGGTACAAGGCCAGCAGATCAAAGTTGTTATTGGAGGTCGGTCAGAAGTGAAACCTGTTGTTGGTGTCTCAGCTTTGACACAAGGAAGTCAGCTGATAAACACTGCGGCTCAACCTTCTGTTTTGCAGACCCAGCAATTAAAAGCAGTACAG ATTGCAAAGAAGACCCGAACCCCAACTTCAGGCCCAGTGATCACCAAGCTGATCTTTGCAAAACCAATCAATAGCAAAGCAGTTACAGGGCAGACCACTCAAGTGTCACCAGTCATTGCAG GTAGGGTTCTTTCGCAGTCTGCTCCAGGAACACCACCAAAGACAATAACGATCTCTGAGAGTGGAGTCATTGGATCATCTCTGAGTACAACAACacaacagacaccaaataaaaTAGCGATCTCACCACTCAAATCCCCTAATAAG GGTGTGAAATCAGCAGTGCAGACCATTACTGTAGGAGGAGTGGGTACATCTCAATTTAAGACAATTATTCCCTTGGCAACTGCACCCAATGTTCAGCAGATTCAGGTACCTGGAAGCAAGTTCCATTATGTCAGACTTGTTACAGCCACAACAGCCAATAGTTCAACCCAATCAGCCAGTCAAAATCCCAGTACAAATACACAGCCTCTTCAACAGG CGAAGCCAGTGGTGGTGAACGCGACCCCAGTGCGGATGTCTGTTCCCATAGTGCCAGCACAGACTGTGAAACAG GTGGTGCCCAAACCGATTAACCCAACTTCCCAGATAGTTACTACTAGTCAGCCCCAACAAAGACTTATTATGCCAGCCACTCCACTGCCACAGATACAGCCCAACCTCACCAACCTCCCGCCGGGCACTGTGCTGGCACCAGCACCGGGTACAGGAAACGTTGGCTATGCAGTCCTTCCAGCTCAGTATGTCACACAG CTACAACAATCATCATATGTATCTATAGCAAGCAACACTGGCTTTACAGGGACATCTAGTATCCAGTCACAAGCACGGCTGCCATTCAACGG aatAATTCCTTCTGAATCTGCAAACCGTCCCAGGAAGCCTTGCAATTGTACTAAGTCTCTATGTTTGAAATT GTATTGCGATTGTTTCGCAAATGGTGAATTCTGCAATAACTGCAACTGTACAAATTGTTACAACAACCTGGACCATGAAAATGATAGACAAAAAGCAATAAAG GCCTGCCTTGACAGAAACCCTGAAGCCTTCAAGCCCAAAatagggaaaggaaaggaaggagaatcGGATCGGAGACACAGCAAAGGGTGTAACTGTAAACGCTCAGGATGTCTCAAAAACTACTGCGAATGTTATGAG GCAAAAATCATGTGTTCTTCCATATGCAAATGCATTGGCTGTAAAAATTTTGAAGAAAGCCCAGAGCGAAAGACACTGATGCATTTAGCAGACGCTGCAGAAGTTAGGGTGCAGCAGCAGACCGCTGCAAAGACCAAGTTATCTTCCCAGATCTCAGATCTGCTGACAAGGCCAACACCAGCGCTCAGCAGTGGTGGCGGGAA GCTGCCCTTTACGTTTGTAACCAAGGAGGTAGCCGATGCGACCTGCGAATGCCTTCTCGCCCAGGCAGAGCAAGCAGAGAAGATGGGCAAGTCAAAAGCTGCAGCAGAGCGCATGATCCTGGAGGAGTTTGGACGCTGTTTGATGAGAGTTATTAACTCTGCAGGGAAGTCCAAAAGTGACCCTTGTGCCATGAACTGCTGA
- the THAP9 gene encoding DNA transposase THAP9 isoform X1: MTRSCSALGCTARDNGRSRERGISFHQFPVDAVQRREWIRAVNRVDPRSRRAWRPGPGAILCSRHFAETDFERYGLRRKLRRGAVPSRFSPPEPLGAGRRSGPPGRALKQPLASAPAGDHNYSLRGQRAAGGEARPVPEAAQQQQLPAAGPCSPAAPRPRTVTTVLRELADKQQLSEETVSLLQAQFSDLPCDLHRWRQMTEYSPEMKQFACILHLYHVKAYDYLQKIFPLPHPYSLTNWLSNDEAAAGFSNDIFLRLQEKVERGEQAYRYCALMVQDMSLQKQREWDLHTQHPTGFIDLGAGALDADETPLASEALILMAVGISSPWTAPLGYFFVNSTTGHFLAQLLRHTINKLNNIGIVVLAVTSGATGRGAETARALGIRIDPERIQCTFQHPPGSAHSITYFFDVCHALQLIRNALQCFQKIEWLSDTAQWQHVVELAALQERRVLEPRSPKSGGPGNKESYHLKINLATLLFSEGAADALEHLQKLGLASFQNCSGTVKFVRLMSRLCDVFHSGGPWRRGLKGPLLAGNYTKISHLFNEAKSFFTTLTDSMGRYIIKSKCKLGFLSFLLNAESLKWLYTNYVCPEDAPSRHLLTYALSLNPLELFLGALQQACEGSGSPTCTVFRAAYHKLLASCSLAPASPHSCGSGSTNSWDVALSRRRDLTLGSVRAQYNPARGRTPSQYPYCAGLLLRGTALSNALTDLSLHAQSLTCAAGFVAEQLASDLQCEACLASLFELDESRLRCRSVLYVKKFGGVTLPSASVHYITSISEQVLNQCDKVGDANKNTKLWHLSLEQKVFQELLGESPLFPTLTNHLFDGELCVNNHYTILVKEITRCYLNIRTNHAKHLNLTCRCGKHRLKKLKGKHGFPSPLGSCQSSQTHWGHESSLLFQGWLAPAEVP; this comes from the exons atGACGCGGAGCTGCTCGGCCCTGGGCTGCACCGCTCGCGACAACGGGCGGAGCCGGGAGCGTGGTATTTCCTTCCACCA GTTCCCGGTGGACGCCGTGCAGCGCCGCGAGTGGATCCGCGCCGTGAACCGCGTAGACCCGCGGAGCCGCCGGGCGTggcggccgggccccggggcCATCCTCTGCTCGCGGCACTTCGCCGAGACCGACTTCGAGCGCTACGGGCTGCGGCGGAAGCTGCGCCGGGGGGCCGTGCCCTCCCGCTTCTCCCCCCCG GAGCCGCTGGGCGCCGGCCGGAGGAGCGGCCCCCCCGGCCGGGCGTTGAAGCAGCCCCTCGCCAGCGCCCCCGCCGGGGACCACAACTACAGCCTGAGGGGacagcgggcggcgggcggcgaggcGCGGCCGGTGCCGGAGGccgcgcagcagcagcagctccccgcggccgggccgtgctcccccgccgccccccggcccagAACGGTGACGACCGTCCTCCGGGAGCTGGCGGACAAGCAGCAGCTTTCTGAGGAAACCGTGAGTTTGCTGCAGGCCCAGTTCTCAG atttGCCTTGCGACTTGCACAGGTGGAGGCAGATGACAGAATATTCACCAGAAATGAAGCAATTTGCTTGTATTCTACACCTCTACCATGTTAAGGCCTATGATTATCTACAGAAGATTTTTCCCCTCCCTCATCCTTACAGCCTGACAAA tTGGCTGTCTAATGATGAGGCTGCTGCAGGCTTCAGCAACGACATTTTTCTCCGCCTTCAGGAAAAGGTGGAGAGAGGGGAACAGGCCTACCGCTACTGTGCCCTGATGGTACAGGACATGTCCCTGCAGAAGCAGCGGGAGTGGGACCTGCACACCCAGCACCCGACAGGCTTTATTGACTTGGGAGCAGGCGCGCTCGATGCTGACGAAACTCCGCTGGCCTCGGAAGCCCTAATTCTCATGGCAGTCGGCATTTCGAGTCCCTGGACAGCTCCACTTGGCTACTTCTTTGTGAACAGCACAACTGGCCACTTCCTTGCTCAGCTGCTTCGTCACACCATTAATAAGCTGAACAACATCGGCATCGTGGTGCTGGCTGTGACGTCGGGTGCCACCGGTCGCGGTGCCGAGACTGCCAGAGCTCTGGGGATCAGGATAGATCCCGAAAGGATTCAGTGCACTTTCCAGCATCCGCCTGGCTCTGCTCACAGCATCACGTACTTTTTCGACGTCTGCCACGCGCTCCAGCTGATACGGAATGCTCTGCAGTGCTTCCAGAAGATAGAGTGGCTCAGCGACACCGCGCAGTGGCAGCATGTGGTGGAGCTGGCGGCTTTGCAGGAGCGGAGGGTGTTAGAGCCACGCAGTCCCAAGTCGGGCGGACCTGGGAATAAGGAGAGTTACCACCTGAAGATTAACCTTGCTACCCTGTTGTTCAGCGAGGGTGCTGCTGATGCACTGGAACACCTCCAGAAGCTGGGCCTGGCCTCGTTCCAGAACTGCAGCGGTACCGTCAAGTTTGTGCGCTTGATGAGCCGGCTGTGTGATGTATTTCACAGCGGAGGTCCCTGGAGAAGGGGACTGAAGGGGCCTTTGCTAGCTGGAAATTACACCAAAATAAGCCACCTCTTTAACGAGGCCAAGAGCTTCTTCACCACCTTAACGGACTCTATGGGGAGATATATTATTAAGAGCAAATGCAAGTTAGGATTTCTGAGTTTCTTGCTCAACGCCGAAAGCCTCAAGTGGCTTTACACCAACTATGTGTGTCCAGAAGACGCTCCTTCCCGTCACCTCCTGACCTACGCCCTCAGCCTCAACCCGCTGGAGCTGTTCCTCGGGGCCCTCCAGCAAGCCTGTGAGGGCAGCGGGAGCCCCACCTGCACCGTGTTCCGGGCCGCGTATCACAAACTGCtggccagctgcagcctggcaccGGCCTCACCCCACAGCTGTGGCTCAGGCAGCACAAACTCCTGGGACGTAGCTCTGTCTCGTAGGAGAGATCTGACCCTCGGCAGCGTGCGTGCTCAGTATAACCCAGCTCGGGGGAGGACCCCGTCCCAGTACCCCTATTGCGCCGGCCTGCTCTTGCGCGGCACCGCGCTGAGTAACGCGCTGACAGACCTCTCGCTGCACGCACAGAGCCTCACCTGCGCCGCGGGCTTCGTTGCTGAGCAATTAGCCTCCGACTTGCAATGCGAGGCTTGTCTTGCTTCCCTTTTTGAGTTAGATGAGAGCAGGCTGAGGTGCAGGTCTGTGCTCTATGTAAAAAAGTTTGGTGGAGTGACTCTGCCCTCGGCAAGTGTACACTACATCACAAGCATTTCGGAGCAAGTCCTAAACCAGTGTGACAAAGTAGGAGATGCCAACAAAAACACTAAGCTGTGGCATTTGTCTCTAGAACAGAAAGTCTTCCAGGAGCTTCTGGGAGAaagtcccctcttccccaccctcACGAACCATTTGTTTGATGGCGAGTTGTGCGTCAACAACCACTACACCATCTTGGTAAAGGAAATAACACGATGTTACTTAAACATCAGAACAAACCATGCCAAACACCTGAACTTGACCTGCCGTTGTGGAAAGCACAGATTGAAGAAACTGAAGGGAAAACATGGGTTTCCATCACCGCTGGGTAGCTGTCAGTCAAGCCAAACCCACTGGGGTCATGAGTCCTCACTGCTATTCCAAGGATGGCTGGCCCCTGCTGAGGTTCCGTGA
- the THAP9 gene encoding DNA transposase THAP9 isoform X2, with the protein MTEYSPEMKQFACILHLYHVKAYDYLQKIFPLPHPYSLTNWLSNDEAAAGFSNDIFLRLQEKVERGEQAYRYCALMVQDMSLQKQREWDLHTQHPTGFIDLGAGALDADETPLASEALILMAVGISSPWTAPLGYFFVNSTTGHFLAQLLRHTINKLNNIGIVVLAVTSGATGRGAETARALGIRIDPERIQCTFQHPPGSAHSITYFFDVCHALQLIRNALQCFQKIEWLSDTAQWQHVVELAALQERRVLEPRSPKSGGPGNKESYHLKINLATLLFSEGAADALEHLQKLGLASFQNCSGTVKFVRLMSRLCDVFHSGGPWRRGLKGPLLAGNYTKISHLFNEAKSFFTTLTDSMGRYIIKSKCKLGFLSFLLNAESLKWLYTNYVCPEDAPSRHLLTYALSLNPLELFLGALQQACEGSGSPTCTVFRAAYHKLLASCSLAPASPHSCGSGSTNSWDVALSRRRDLTLGSVRAQYNPARGRTPSQYPYCAGLLLRGTALSNALTDLSLHAQSLTCAAGFVAEQLASDLQCEACLASLFELDESRLRCRSVLYVKKFGGVTLPSASVHYITSISEQVLNQCDKVGDANKNTKLWHLSLEQKVFQELLGESPLFPTLTNHLFDGELCVNNHYTILVKEITRCYLNIRTNHAKHLNLTCRCGKHRLKKLKGKHGFPSPLGSCQSSQTHWGHESSLLFQGWLAPAEVP; encoded by the exons ATGACAGAATATTCACCAGAAATGAAGCAATTTGCTTGTATTCTACACCTCTACCATGTTAAGGCCTATGATTATCTACAGAAGATTTTTCCCCTCCCTCATCCTTACAGCCTGACAAA tTGGCTGTCTAATGATGAGGCTGCTGCAGGCTTCAGCAACGACATTTTTCTCCGCCTTCAGGAAAAGGTGGAGAGAGGGGAACAGGCCTACCGCTACTGTGCCCTGATGGTACAGGACATGTCCCTGCAGAAGCAGCGGGAGTGGGACCTGCACACCCAGCACCCGACAGGCTTTATTGACTTGGGAGCAGGCGCGCTCGATGCTGACGAAACTCCGCTGGCCTCGGAAGCCCTAATTCTCATGGCAGTCGGCATTTCGAGTCCCTGGACAGCTCCACTTGGCTACTTCTTTGTGAACAGCACAACTGGCCACTTCCTTGCTCAGCTGCTTCGTCACACCATTAATAAGCTGAACAACATCGGCATCGTGGTGCTGGCTGTGACGTCGGGTGCCACCGGTCGCGGTGCCGAGACTGCCAGAGCTCTGGGGATCAGGATAGATCCCGAAAGGATTCAGTGCACTTTCCAGCATCCGCCTGGCTCTGCTCACAGCATCACGTACTTTTTCGACGTCTGCCACGCGCTCCAGCTGATACGGAATGCTCTGCAGTGCTTCCAGAAGATAGAGTGGCTCAGCGACACCGCGCAGTGGCAGCATGTGGTGGAGCTGGCGGCTTTGCAGGAGCGGAGGGTGTTAGAGCCACGCAGTCCCAAGTCGGGCGGACCTGGGAATAAGGAGAGTTACCACCTGAAGATTAACCTTGCTACCCTGTTGTTCAGCGAGGGTGCTGCTGATGCACTGGAACACCTCCAGAAGCTGGGCCTGGCCTCGTTCCAGAACTGCAGCGGTACCGTCAAGTTTGTGCGCTTGATGAGCCGGCTGTGTGATGTATTTCACAGCGGAGGTCCCTGGAGAAGGGGACTGAAGGGGCCTTTGCTAGCTGGAAATTACACCAAAATAAGCCACCTCTTTAACGAGGCCAAGAGCTTCTTCACCACCTTAACGGACTCTATGGGGAGATATATTATTAAGAGCAAATGCAAGTTAGGATTTCTGAGTTTCTTGCTCAACGCCGAAAGCCTCAAGTGGCTTTACACCAACTATGTGTGTCCAGAAGACGCTCCTTCCCGTCACCTCCTGACCTACGCCCTCAGCCTCAACCCGCTGGAGCTGTTCCTCGGGGCCCTCCAGCAAGCCTGTGAGGGCAGCGGGAGCCCCACCTGCACCGTGTTCCGGGCCGCGTATCACAAACTGCtggccagctgcagcctggcaccGGCCTCACCCCACAGCTGTGGCTCAGGCAGCACAAACTCCTGGGACGTAGCTCTGTCTCGTAGGAGAGATCTGACCCTCGGCAGCGTGCGTGCTCAGTATAACCCAGCTCGGGGGAGGACCCCGTCCCAGTACCCCTATTGCGCCGGCCTGCTCTTGCGCGGCACCGCGCTGAGTAACGCGCTGACAGACCTCTCGCTGCACGCACAGAGCCTCACCTGCGCCGCGGGCTTCGTTGCTGAGCAATTAGCCTCCGACTTGCAATGCGAGGCTTGTCTTGCTTCCCTTTTTGAGTTAGATGAGAGCAGGCTGAGGTGCAGGTCTGTGCTCTATGTAAAAAAGTTTGGTGGAGTGACTCTGCCCTCGGCAAGTGTACACTACATCACAAGCATTTCGGAGCAAGTCCTAAACCAGTGTGACAAAGTAGGAGATGCCAACAAAAACACTAAGCTGTGGCATTTGTCTCTAGAACAGAAAGTCTTCCAGGAGCTTCTGGGAGAaagtcccctcttccccaccctcACGAACCATTTGTTTGATGGCGAGTTGTGCGTCAACAACCACTACACCATCTTGGTAAAGGAAATAACACGATGTTACTTAAACATCAGAACAAACCATGCCAAACACCTGAACTTGACCTGCCGTTGTGGAAAGCACAGATTGAAGAAACTGAAGGGAAAACATGGGTTTCCATCACCGCTGGGTAGCTGTCAGTCAAGCCAAACCCACTGGGGTCATGAGTCCTCACTGCTATTCCAAGGATGGCTGGCCCCTGCTGAGGTTCCGTGA